A portion of the Glycine max cultivar Williams 82 chromosome 10, Glycine_max_v4.0, whole genome shotgun sequence genome contains these proteins:
- the LOC100800208 gene encoding uncharacterized protein At3g49055, whose product MEQLSQPSLQPHHVSDHLLHSDTVPYIEVVLRENQQDDEYFKERVERLESEREERNGVMFKASESLTSTKESLSSVIEGLEGEKDATFVENGNGEWSDVESRMLLEDARLISRLAIEVETRVDRYKEMRRKEKRELESSLISLTEENRDVNNLLRIALLEKEALEKRIKGHDHKRMPLLQFGLQKVGFGFMMGGGNNEQSTENSFAKSDSSECEEEVVSLASTVERIMKNLRLETTQLRRSLEESRSDTERLQCLTEKQAKEIEENKLYIKELEDRERILAQNVEEFLMEIKAAEEEIARWKEACELEVEAGKKEIEERNKVVAALKQELHKTKAALNISNGKLRLKEELAVTAIAAQEAAERSLRLADTRAVELRRQVEELTRQLEEAEKHEHNSHKVRRICWPWQVFKLSSGNIASKSWKCQKDATRNASLNLMN is encoded by the exons ATGGAACAACTTTCTCAACCATCACTTCAACCCCATCATGTCTCTGACCATCTTCTTCATTCCGATACAGTCCCTTACATTGAAGTGGTTTTGAGAGAAAATCAACAAGATGACGAGTATTTCAAAGAAAGAGTTGAGAGGTTGGAGAGTgagagggaagagagaaatgggGTAATGTTTAAGGCTTCGGAGTCTCTCACCTCAACCAAGGAAAGCTTGTCTAGTGTCATAGAGGGGTTAGAGGGAGAAAAAGATGCAACTTTTGTGGAAAATGGTAATGGGGAGTGGTCAGATGTGGAATCAAGGATGTTGTTGGAAGATGCAAGGTTGATCTCAAGGCTTGCAATTGAGGTGGAGACAAGGGTGGATAGGTACAAGGAGATGAGGAGGAAGGAGAAGAGAGAATTGGAGAGTAGTTTAATCAGTTTAACTGAGGAGAATAGAGATGTTAATAACTTGCTTAGGATTGCTTTGTTGGAGAAAGAAGCATTGGAGAAGAGAATAAAGGGTCATGACCACAAAAGGATGCCCCTTTTGCAGTTTGGATTGCAGAAAGTTGGGTTTGGATTCATGATGGGGGGTGGGAATAATGAACAATCTACAGAGAATTCTTTCGCTAAATCAGATAGCAGTGAGTGTGAAGAGGAGGTTGTTAGTCTG GCCTCAACAGTGGAAAGGATAATGAAGAATCTACGCCTTGAAACCACTCAATTGAGGAGATCTTTGGAAGAATCTAG GTCAGACACGGAGCGCCTCCAGTGTCTCACAGAGAAACAGGccaaagaaattgaagaaaacaaaCTCTACATTAAGGAGTTAGAAGACAGAGAGAGAATTTTGGCTCAAAAT GTAGAGGAGTTTTTGATGGAAATCAAAGCAGCGgaagaagaaattgctagatgGAAGGAAGCTTGTGAGTTGGAAGTTGAAGCTGGAAAGAAAGAGATTGAAGAGCGTAACAAAGTG GTGGCTGCTTTGAAACAAGAACTACACAAAACAAAGGCTGCTTTGAACATATCCAATGGAAAATTAAGGCTCAAAGAGGAACTTGCAGTCACTGCAATAGCTGCACAGGAAGCAGCAGAGAGGTCTTTGCGGCTGGCTGATACTAGAGCAGTTGAACTTCGTCGACAGGTTGAAGAACTAACCAGACAACTAGAAGAAGCAGAGAAACACGAACACAACAGCCATAAAGTGAGACGTATATGTTGGCCATggcaagttttcaaattgagctCTGGCAATATAGCAAGCAAGAGTTGGAAATGCCAAAAGGATGCTACCAGAAATGCAAGCCTTAATTTAATGaactga
- the LOC100800742 gene encoding uncharacterized protein has translation MSILCGVPLLECVYCLACARWAWKRCIYTAGHDSETWGLATVEEFEPVPRLCRYILAVYEDDIRHPLWEPPGGYGIIPDWLILKKAYEDTQGRAPPYMLYLDHDHADIVLAIRGLNLAKESDYAVLLDNRLGKRKFDGGYVHNGLLKAAGWVMDAECEILKELVEKYPNYSLTFTGHSLGSGVAAMLSMVVVQNHDKLGHIERKRVRCYAIAPARCMSLNLAVRYADVINSVVLQDDFLPRTATPLEDIFKSLFCLPCLLCLRCMKDTCIPEEKMLKDPRRLYAPGRLYHIVERKPFRMGRFPPVVRTAVPVDGRFEHIVLSCNATSDHAIIWIEKEAQRALDLMREKDSIMEIPANQIMEMQETLARHSEEYKAALQRAKTFDVPHAYTPESQYGTFDEEGEESSRRSQGESSFGSTNRSTVDETWDEMIERLFDKDEHGHILLMK, from the exons ATGTCAATTCTGTGTGGTGTGCCTCTTCTTGAATGTGTGTACTGTCTGGCTTGTGCTCGTTGGGCTTGGAAAAGATGTATTTACACTGCAGGCCATGACAGTGAAACTTGGGGACTTGCCACTGTAGAAGAATTTGAGCCTGTTCCCCGCCTTTGTCGGTATATTTTAGCCGTGTATGAAGATGATATTCGACACCCTCTTTGGGAACCTCCTGGTGGCTATGGAATTATCCCTGATTGGTTAATACTCAAGAAGGCATATGAAGATACACAAGGAAGGGCCCCGCCCTATATGCTGTATCTTGATCATGATCATGCTGATATAGTTCTTGCCATTAGGGGACTAAATTTGGCAAAGGAGAGTGACTATGCAGTGTTGTTGGATAATAGATTGGGGAAGAGGAAGTTTGATGGGGGGTATGTTCACAACGGGCTGTTGAAGGCTGCTGGATGGGTTATGGATGCTGAATGTGAAATTCTAAAGGAGTTGGTAGAGAAGTATCCAAACTATTCTCTGACTTTTACTGGACATTCCCTTGGATCAGGAGTAGCAGCAATGTTGAGCATGGTAGTGGTGCAAAATCACGATAAACTTGGACATATTGAGAGGAAGAGGGTCAGGTGCTATGCTATTGCACCTGCTAGGTGTATGTCACTGAATTTGGCGGTCAGATATGCAGATGTCATCAACTCTGTTGTGCTTCAG GATGACTTCTTACCAAGGACAGCCACTCCATTGGAGGATATATTCAAATCTCTTTTCTG TTTGCCATGCTTATTGTGCTTGAGGTGCATGAAGGATACATGCATACCAGAGGAGAAGATGCTGAAAGATCCAAGGAGACTCTATGCTCCCGGTCGCCTTTATCACATTGTTGAGAGAAAGCCTTTCAG AATGGGAAGGTTTCCCCCAGTTGTGAGGACAGCAGTGCCAGTAGATGGAAGGTTTGAACACATAGTGCTTTCTTGCAATGCCACATCTGATCATGCCATTATTTGGATAGAGAAAGAAGCCCAAAGGGCTTTAGAT TTGATGAGGGAGAAAGATAGTATCATGGAAATACCTGCAAATCAAATCATGGAGATGCAAGAAACATTAGCTAGACACAGTGAAGAATACAAAGCAGCATTACAAAGGGCTAAAACATTTGATGTTCCACATGCTTATACACCAGAATCACAATATGGAACTTTTGATGAGGAGGGAGAGGAGAGTTCAAGAAGGTCACAAGGTGAATCTTCTTTTGGTTCAACTAATAGGAGTACAGTGGATGAAACTTGGGATGAAATGATCGAGCGTCTTTTTGATAAGGATGAGCATGGTCACATTTTGCTCATGAAATAA
- the LOC102662566 gene encoding histone-lysine N-methyltransferase SUVR3 → MTKRWRCNAKEEEALLIQCVLPYLTPSELADLQIPPQRLVNSQGGFSSALLVVREHLPSGKACLRTGNVARFVNHSCDGGNLSTKLVRSSGSLFPRLCFFASKHIQVDDELTFSYGEIRKRPNGLPCFCNSPSCFGTSPSQDT, encoded by the exons ATGACGAAGCGTTGGCGTTGCAACGCGAAAGAGGAGGAGGCTCTTCTGATCCAATGCGTGTTACCGTATCTAACCCCGTCAGAACTCGCCGACCTGCAAATCCCTCCACAAAGATTG GTGAACTCGCAGGGTGGCTTCTCTTCTGCTCTTTTGGTTGTGAGGGAACATCTTCCTTCTGGAAAGGCATGTCTGAGAACAGGAAATGTTGCACGGTTTGTAAATCATTCATGTGACGGTGGTAACTTGAGCACAAAGCTAGTTAGAAGTTCAGGATCTTTGTTCCCCCGCCTCTGCTTCTTTGCTTCAAAACATATCCAAGTAGATGACGAACTTACTTTTAGCTATGGAGAAATCAGGAAAAGGCCTAATGGGTTGCCATGCTTTTGCAACAGCCCTTCTTGCTTTGGAACCTCGCCCTCTCAAGACACTTGA
- the LOC100785591 gene encoding 60S ribosomal protein L36-3 has product MAPKPPSTGLFVGLNKGHVVTKKELPPRPSDRKGKTSKRVHFVRNLIREVAGFAPYEKRITELLKVGKDKRALKVAKRKLGTHKRAKKKREEMSNVLRKMRAGGAGDKKK; this is encoded by the exons ATGGCTCCCAAACCGCCTAGTACGGGTCTGTTTGTTGGACTGAACAAGGGACATGTCGTCACCAAGAAGGAATTGCCCCCACGCCCCTCGGATCGTAAGGGG aaaacaagcAAGAGGGTGCACTTTGTGAGGAACCTCATAAGAGAGGTTGCTGGTTTTGCACCCTATGAAAAGCGTATAACTGAGTTGCTGAAGGTTGGGAAGGATAAGAGGGCACTTAAGGTTGCAAAGAGAAAGCTTGGAACCCACAAACGTGCAAAGAAGAAGCGTGAGGAAATGTCCAATGTTCTTAGGAAGATGAG GGCTGGTGGGGCTGGAGACAAGAAGAAATAA
- the LOC100801281 gene encoding uncharacterized protein isoform X2 — protein sequence MKPLTTHQEQEVLLSSDDCNDKIEQVNSGTMEEQGNGNVEGRIDVSRDCSSTEYDKIPNSHRIIDDSNAGSQLVYDIHNKDNDSDAMKHISVQEELQIESAADEESVLPEGAMVLNGSESENPVDSFDSSTAVDSQNSITELKENPSFVEPKKVSNFDAEPLPVISEEQDEITDSSGNRSSGIVADNETVLVNIAVSTQSNKTTSFPAVIPEDWEESAQSVSTKENLDLNNMPQVLHQSSLAEQSFSENDLFTKSFVSSIDAFLDEQVKNDNNEVDICRSETSNFGAFYSAPGIPAPSAVSSVVQVLPGKVLVPAAVDQVQGQALAALQTLKVIEPDVQPSDLCTRREYARWLVSASSALSRKTISKVYPAMFVDSVTELAFDDITPEDPDFSFIQGLAEAGLIESRLSRCYDRPLSTNEDYGPFYFSPESPLSRQDLVTWKIDLEKRQLPEADRKMLCQLSGFIDTDKIHSDACPELVADVSAGEHGIIALAFGYTRLFQPHKPVTKAQAAIALAAGDAFDIVNEELACFESESMDENAVASHSALVAQVEKDINASLEQKLSIEREKINAVERMAEEARCELERLRAEREEERISLIEERAAIESERNVFSRLKHEVEDQLQNLISDKVEIAYEKDRISKLRELAEVQNKEITQLQYELEVERKALSMARAWAEDEAKRVSEHTLALERARDSWERNESKAAVDDFHEDLAGVTLLNTEEQLSVQDTVDRAENLLDKLKKMAVEVGGRARDMIDKIIHIISQFVSRLREWACKTGKQAEELKQSAISKAGKSAHEVQQSALEFGFTIKEEAKRVAGDCREGVEKLTQKFKP from the exons ATGAAGCCTCTGACTACACATCAGGAACAGGAAGTGCTTTTGTCTTCTGATGATTGTAATGACAAAATAGAGCAAGTAAATTCTGGAACAATGGAGGAGCAAGGAAATGGTAATGTGGAAGGTCGGATAGATGTATCCAGGGATTGTTCATCTACTGAGTATGATAAGATTCCCAATTCCCATAGGATCATTGATGATTCCAATGCAGGATCTCAGTTGGTATACGATATTCATAACAAGGACAATGATTCTGATGCCATGAAGCACATATCTGTTCAAGAAGAATTACAGATTGAATCAGCTGCTGATGAGGAGTCAGTTCTCCCTGAGGGTGCAATGGTGCTTAATGGTTCAGAATCTGAAAATCCTGTTGATTCTTTTGATAGCAGCACTGCTGTAGATTCACAAAACTCTATTACTGAACTTAAGGAGAACCCATCCTTTGTTGAACCAAAAAAAGTGTCCAACTTTGATGCTGAACCCCTACCTGTTATAAGTGAGGAGCAGGATGAAATTACTGATTCAAGTGGCAATAGAAGTTCTGGTATTGTAGCCGATAATGAAACTGTACTTGTCAATATTGCTGTTAGTACTCAGTCAAATAAAACAACTTCATTTCCTGCGGTTATTCCTGAAGATTGGGAAGAGAGTGCTCAATCAGTTTCAACCAAAGAAAATCTTGACCTGAACAACATGCCACAGGTCTTACACCAGTCATCCTTGGCAGAGCAGAGCTTTTCAGAAAATGACCTGTTTACAAAATCATTTGTTTCATCAATCGATGCATTTTTAGACGAGCaggttaaaaatgataataatgagGTTGATATATGTAGATCTGAAACTTCAAACTTTGGTGCTTTTTACTCTGCTCCTGGTATTCCTGCCCCATCAGCAGTTTCTTCAGTTGTACAGGTGCTTCCTGGAAAGGTTTTGGTTCCTGCTGCTGTCGATCAAGTTCAGGGACAAGCATTAGCTGCTTTGCAAACTCTAAAG GTCATTGAACCTGATGTTCAGCCCAGTGATTTATGCACACGCCGTGAGTATGCTCGATGGTTAGTGTCTGCTAGTAGTGCTCTATCAAg GAAAACTATCTCAAAGGTATATCCTGCCATGTTCGTAGACAGTGTTACTGAGCTTGCATTTGATGATATCACCCCTGAGGACCctgatttttctttcattcaag GCCTGGCAGAAGCTGGACTTATCGAAAGCAGGCTTTCAAGATGTTATGATAGACCGTTGTCCACAAATGAAGACTATGGCCCATTTTACTTCTCCCCTGAAAG CCCTTTATCACGTCAGGATCTTGTTACTTGGAAGATTGACCTAGAGAAAAGACAGCTTCCAGAAGCAGATAGAAag ATGCTGTGCCAACTTTCTGGTTTTATAGACACTGATAAGATACACTCTGATGCATGCCCTGAACTTGTAGCTGATGTATCTGCTGGGGAGCATGGAATAATAGCTCTTGCATTTG GTTATACACGGTTATTCCAGCCACATAAACCAGTTACAAAGGCCCAAGCAGCCATAGCCCTTGCTGCTGGAGATGCTTTTGACATAGTTAATGAAGAGCTTGCATGCTTTGAGTCAGAATCTATGGATGAAAATGCTGTTGCTTCTCATAGTGCCTTAGTAGCTCAAGTTGAGAAGGATATCAATGCAAGTTTGGAACAGAAGCTTTccatagagagagaaaagatcAATGCTGTTGAAAGAATGGCTGAAGAGGCAAGATGCGAGTTAGAAAGGTTGAGGGCTGAGAGAGAAGAGGAGAGAATTTCCTTGATAGAGGAACGAGCTGCTATTGAATCAGAAAGGAATGTTTTTTCTAGGTTAAAGCATGAGGTGGAAGATCAACTACAAAACCTTATTAGTGACAAGGTAGAAATAGCTTATGAAAAAGACAGGATTAGTAAGCTTCGGGAGCTAGCAGaagttcaaaacaaggaaattaCACAATTACAGTATGAGCTAGAGGTTGAACGAAAAGCCTTGTCAATGGCCag GGCATGGGCAGAGGATGAGGCCAAACGAGTAAGCGAACATACATTGGCCTTGGAGAGGGCTAGAGATAGTTGGGAGAGGAATGAAAGCAAAGCGGCAGTTGATGACTTCCATGAGGACCTTGCTGGAGTTACATTGCTCAATACTGAGGAGCAGTTATCGGTTCAAGACACGGTTGACAGGGCTGAAAACCTACTGGACAAGCTAAAAAAAATGGCAGTAGAGGTGGGAGGAAGAGCCAGAGATATGATTGACAAGATTATCCACATAATTTCCCAATTTGTATCAAGATTGAGAGAATGGGCATGCAAAACTGGAAAACAAGCTGAAGAATTGAAACAATCTGCCATCTCAAAGGCAGGCAAGTCAGCTCATGAGGTGCAGCAAAGTGCTCTTGAATTTGGATTTACTATCAAAGAAGAGGCAAAGCGAGTTGCAGGTGATTGTAGAGAAGGAGTTGAGAAGCTCACTCAAAAGTTCAAGCCCTGA
- the LOC100801281 gene encoding uncharacterized protein isoform X1, with the protein MASITAPNSLQIRLAFSPSNSTKFPILLHSRFPHFDRRRIRLFCVANNENGSDNVLIRVGSDGSPNSEVKKNKSNNGGVVGVGVAGILLLSGLAFAALFVSRRNSARQMKPLTTHQEQEVLLSSDDCNDKIEQVNSGTMEEQGNGNVEGRIDVSRDCSSTEYDKIPNSHRIIDDSNAGSQLVYDIHNKDNDSDAMKHISVQEELQIESAADEESVLPEGAMVLNGSESENPVDSFDSSTAVDSQNSITELKENPSFVEPKKVSNFDAEPLPVISEEQDEITDSSGNRSSGIVADNETVLVNIAVSTQSNKTTSFPAVIPEDWEESAQSVSTKENLDLNNMPQVLHQSSLAEQSFSENDLFTKSFVSSIDAFLDEQVKNDNNEVDICRSETSNFGAFYSAPGIPAPSAVSSVVQVLPGKVLVPAAVDQVQGQALAALQTLKVIEPDVQPSDLCTRREYARWLVSASSALSRKTISKVYPAMFVDSVTELAFDDITPEDPDFSFIQGLAEAGLIESRLSRCYDRPLSTNEDYGPFYFSPESPLSRQDLVTWKIDLEKRQLPEADRKMLCQLSGFIDTDKIHSDACPELVADVSAGEHGIIALAFGYTRLFQPHKPVTKAQAAIALAAGDAFDIVNEELACFESESMDENAVASHSALVAQVEKDINASLEQKLSIEREKINAVERMAEEARCELERLRAEREEERISLIEERAAIESERNVFSRLKHEVEDQLQNLISDKVEIAYEKDRISKLRELAEVQNKEITQLQYELEVERKALSMARAWAEDEAKRVSEHTLALERARDSWERNESKAAVDDFHEDLAGVTLLNTEEQLSVQDTVDRAENLLDKLKKMAVEVGGRARDMIDKIIHIISQFVSRLREWACKTGKQAEELKQSAISKAGKSAHEVQQSALEFGFTIKEEAKRVAGDCREGVEKLTQKFKP; encoded by the exons ATGGCGTCGATCACTGCCCCCAACTCTCTCCAAATTCGATTAGCTTTCAGTCCCTCCAATTCCACCAAATTCCCAATCCTTCTTCACTCGCGCTTCCCTCACTTCGATCGTCGTCGGATTCGCCTTTTCTGCGTCGCAAACAACGAAAATGGGTCGGACAACGTTCTCATTCGGGTTGGGTCGGATGGATCGCCCAATTCGGAGGTTAAGAAGAACAAATCAAATAATGGGG GAGTTGTGGGAGTGGGAGTGGCTggaattcttcttctttcagGGCTTGCTTTTGCTGCCTTGTTTGTCAGCAGACGAAACAGTGCCa GACAAATGAAGCCTCTGACTACACATCAGGAACAGGAAGTGCTTTTGTCTTCTGATGATTGTAATGACAAAATAGAGCAAGTAAATTCTGGAACAATGGAGGAGCAAGGAAATGGTAATGTGGAAGGTCGGATAGATGTATCCAGGGATTGTTCATCTACTGAGTATGATAAGATTCCCAATTCCCATAGGATCATTGATGATTCCAATGCAGGATCTCAGTTGGTATACGATATTCATAACAAGGACAATGATTCTGATGCCATGAAGCACATATCTGTTCAAGAAGAATTACAGATTGAATCAGCTGCTGATGAGGAGTCAGTTCTCCCTGAGGGTGCAATGGTGCTTAATGGTTCAGAATCTGAAAATCCTGTTGATTCTTTTGATAGCAGCACTGCTGTAGATTCACAAAACTCTATTACTGAACTTAAGGAGAACCCATCCTTTGTTGAACCAAAAAAAGTGTCCAACTTTGATGCTGAACCCCTACCTGTTATAAGTGAGGAGCAGGATGAAATTACTGATTCAAGTGGCAATAGAAGTTCTGGTATTGTAGCCGATAATGAAACTGTACTTGTCAATATTGCTGTTAGTACTCAGTCAAATAAAACAACTTCATTTCCTGCGGTTATTCCTGAAGATTGGGAAGAGAGTGCTCAATCAGTTTCAACCAAAGAAAATCTTGACCTGAACAACATGCCACAGGTCTTACACCAGTCATCCTTGGCAGAGCAGAGCTTTTCAGAAAATGACCTGTTTACAAAATCATTTGTTTCATCAATCGATGCATTTTTAGACGAGCaggttaaaaatgataataatgagGTTGATATATGTAGATCTGAAACTTCAAACTTTGGTGCTTTTTACTCTGCTCCTGGTATTCCTGCCCCATCAGCAGTTTCTTCAGTTGTACAGGTGCTTCCTGGAAAGGTTTTGGTTCCTGCTGCTGTCGATCAAGTTCAGGGACAAGCATTAGCTGCTTTGCAAACTCTAAAG GTCATTGAACCTGATGTTCAGCCCAGTGATTTATGCACACGCCGTGAGTATGCTCGATGGTTAGTGTCTGCTAGTAGTGCTCTATCAAg GAAAACTATCTCAAAGGTATATCCTGCCATGTTCGTAGACAGTGTTACTGAGCTTGCATTTGATGATATCACCCCTGAGGACCctgatttttctttcattcaag GCCTGGCAGAAGCTGGACTTATCGAAAGCAGGCTTTCAAGATGTTATGATAGACCGTTGTCCACAAATGAAGACTATGGCCCATTTTACTTCTCCCCTGAAAG CCCTTTATCACGTCAGGATCTTGTTACTTGGAAGATTGACCTAGAGAAAAGACAGCTTCCAGAAGCAGATAGAAag ATGCTGTGCCAACTTTCTGGTTTTATAGACACTGATAAGATACACTCTGATGCATGCCCTGAACTTGTAGCTGATGTATCTGCTGGGGAGCATGGAATAATAGCTCTTGCATTTG GTTATACACGGTTATTCCAGCCACATAAACCAGTTACAAAGGCCCAAGCAGCCATAGCCCTTGCTGCTGGAGATGCTTTTGACATAGTTAATGAAGAGCTTGCATGCTTTGAGTCAGAATCTATGGATGAAAATGCTGTTGCTTCTCATAGTGCCTTAGTAGCTCAAGTTGAGAAGGATATCAATGCAAGTTTGGAACAGAAGCTTTccatagagagagaaaagatcAATGCTGTTGAAAGAATGGCTGAAGAGGCAAGATGCGAGTTAGAAAGGTTGAGGGCTGAGAGAGAAGAGGAGAGAATTTCCTTGATAGAGGAACGAGCTGCTATTGAATCAGAAAGGAATGTTTTTTCTAGGTTAAAGCATGAGGTGGAAGATCAACTACAAAACCTTATTAGTGACAAGGTAGAAATAGCTTATGAAAAAGACAGGATTAGTAAGCTTCGGGAGCTAGCAGaagttcaaaacaaggaaattaCACAATTACAGTATGAGCTAGAGGTTGAACGAAAAGCCTTGTCAATGGCCag GGCATGGGCAGAGGATGAGGCCAAACGAGTAAGCGAACATACATTGGCCTTGGAGAGGGCTAGAGATAGTTGGGAGAGGAATGAAAGCAAAGCGGCAGTTGATGACTTCCATGAGGACCTTGCTGGAGTTACATTGCTCAATACTGAGGAGCAGTTATCGGTTCAAGACACGGTTGACAGGGCTGAAAACCTACTGGACAAGCTAAAAAAAATGGCAGTAGAGGTGGGAGGAAGAGCCAGAGATATGATTGACAAGATTATCCACATAATTTCCCAATTTGTATCAAGATTGAGAGAATGGGCATGCAAAACTGGAAAACAAGCTGAAGAATTGAAACAATCTGCCATCTCAAAGGCAGGCAAGTCAGCTCATGAGGTGCAGCAAAGTGCTCTTGAATTTGGATTTACTATCAAAGAAGAGGCAAAGCGAGTTGCAGGTGATTGTAGAGAAGGAGTTGAGAAGCTCACTCAAAAGTTCAAGCCCTGA